The following coding sequences are from one Lolium rigidum isolate FL_2022 chromosome 6, APGP_CSIRO_Lrig_0.1, whole genome shotgun sequence window:
- the LOC124667444 gene encoding NAC domain-containing protein 20-like, producing MADHLHQIQQQQHQQQEQQQLDLPPGFRFHPSDEEIIMSYLTPKVLDRTFVATAMGEVDLNKCEPWELPGKAKMGEKEWYFYCQKDRKYPTGIRTNRATEAGYWKATGKDKEVFGTPRQVLIGMKKTLVFYKGRAPKGEKTNWVMHEYRIETSKEQGPYATSSAAAAAIINAASKDEWVVCRIFHKSSGIKKVVMPSYTMAAMSMSMGQQQQQQSFLAGTPCMLPPLTDYATASSSSLAPPPPQLHTPSYQLHAAGPGTSMMGAALPMKNEHYFGSHSQHPIMAPPRPPLSFYQQQMPMMDQGFMAGAGLASGPSSMVSQEEAGTTLSNNEQSNAAEISSVEMGMDGMWKY from the exons ATGGCAGACCACCTTCATCAAATTCAgcagcaacaacaccaacaacaggaGCAACAACAACTGGATCTCCCGCCGGGGTTCCGGTTCCACCCGTCTGATGAGGAGATCATCATGTCATACCTCACCCCCAAGGTGCTCGACAGGACCTTCGTCGCCACTGCCATGGGGGAGGTCGACCTTAACAAGTGCGAGCCATGGGAGCTGCCCGGGAAGGCGAAGATGGGGGAGAAGGAGTGGTACTTCTATTGCCAGAAGGACCGAAAGTACCCCACCGGGATACGCACGAATCGCGCCACGGAGGCGGGCTACTGGAAGGCCACCGGAAAAGACAAGGAGGTTTTCGGCACGCCACGGCAGGTGCTCATCGGCATGAAGAAGACGCTCGTGTTCTACAAGGGCAGGGCTCCAAAAGGGGAGAAGACCAACTGGGTCATGCATGAGTACAGGATCGAGACAAGCAAGGAGCAGGGGCCCTACGCCACCagtagcgccgccgccgcggctatCATCAATGCAGCATCCAAG GATGAGTGGGTGGTCTGCAGGATCTTCCATAAGAGCTCTGGGATCAAGAAGGTGGTGATGCCATCGTACACCATGGCGGCGATGTCCATGTCCAtggggcagcagcagcagcagcagagctTCCTCGCCGGTACTCCATGCATGTTGCCTCCTCTCACGGACTACGCCACCGCGTCGTCATCCTCCCTAGCGCCACCACCGCCTCAGTTGCATACACCTTCGTACCAGCTGCATGCAGCCGGCCCTGGTACCTCGATGATGGGCGCGGCCCTACCAATGAAGAACGAACACTACTTTGGGAGCCACAGCCAACACCCGATTATGGCGCCGCCCAGGCCGCCCTTGTCATTCTACCAGCAGCAGATGCCGATGATGGACCAGGGCTTCATGGCCGGGGCAGGGCTGGCGAGCGGGCCGTCTTCCATGGTTTCGCAGGAGGAAGCCGGGACCACGCTGAGCAACAACGAACAGAGCAACGCCGCTGAGATCTCGTCCGTGGAGATGGGCATGGATGGCATGTGGAAGTACTGA